A stretch of the Symmachiella macrocystis genome encodes the following:
- a CDS encoding helix-turn-helix transcriptional regulator, whose product MRSNTPATSTPTPLALRPRDAAIALGISPRTLWGLTAPRGPIPCLRIGHGKRQSVLYPVAELQAWLSRQAEAEKRGDDDD is encoded by the coding sequence ATGCGAAGTAACACCCCTGCGACATCGACGCCCACTCCCCTGGCCCTGCGGCCCCGCGACGCGGCGATCGCGCTGGGCATTTCCCCTCGCACCTTGTGGGGGCTGACGGCCCCGCGCGGCCCGATTCCCTGCCTTCGGATCGGACACGGGAAGCGGCAATCGGTTTTGTATCCCGTTGCCGAACTACAAGCTTGGCTGAGCCGGCAAGCGGAAGCTGAGAAAAGGGGCGACGATGACGATTGA